Proteins encoded together in one Chitinophaga varians window:
- a CDS encoding transferase, translated as MYLLIPGRHHLLTDFQFKYLNRLIKCSLEGEKDVYGQPLAASPVEGLIFAVTSANHLGTKRNPVPFYLRAMVIQEFSNSLDVPAYVYGIDDVGVIHDFAEYTIKTIRHSSEGAHNLTPQNTVVICSTSVREMYMKQGFRILTAEWDPATSRFTQPMPWDLVNLIAQTGDWRKNPTVLEQVHPAAFKIWSLYGVGEKVQQILKDPIIGADGDLTATRDYNVYVKQMDDIAALKYRETAPYIQPGNIGDIGCAAGSWIKIACEDDRLHECDFYGIEVSRHLYDICLQRKHNGEFANPSVFFAQKNAVTSLVFEPGSMNTIHTSSLTHEIESYGSRKDLLAFIQNRYQELVPGGVWINRDVVGPENRTETVLLWLNETDGANDLPMPENPNTQSLAAWLGQLSTKALFHRFAQDFRHEEGYRLPHEWVTIDGTTYCKLSMQDACEFLFKKDYHDNWLSEMHETFCFWNYNDWKQALEDAGLRLDNLSHTYRNEWIVQNRLEGKTQLFRLNENGQPEPMPFPASHLLLLARK; from the coding sequence ATGTACTTACTTATTCCCGGACGCCACCACCTGTTGACCGATTTTCAGTTCAAATACCTGAACCGCCTGATCAAATGCAGCCTGGAAGGCGAAAAAGACGTATATGGACAACCGTTGGCCGCTTCTCCCGTGGAAGGGCTCATCTTCGCCGTCACTTCCGCCAACCACCTCGGCACCAAACGCAACCCGGTACCATTCTACCTGCGCGCCATGGTGATACAGGAGTTCTCCAACTCCCTCGATGTGCCGGCCTATGTGTACGGCATCGACGATGTGGGCGTGATCCACGACTTTGCGGAATATACGATCAAAACCATCCGGCACTCCAGCGAGGGCGCACATAACCTTACGCCGCAAAATACGGTGGTCATCTGCTCCACCAGCGTTCGCGAAATGTACATGAAACAAGGGTTCCGTATCCTTACGGCCGAGTGGGACCCGGCCACCAGCCGGTTCACACAGCCCATGCCGTGGGACCTCGTCAACCTCATCGCGCAAACCGGCGACTGGCGCAAGAATCCCACCGTTCTCGAACAGGTACATCCTGCGGCCTTTAAAATCTGGTCATTGTATGGTGTGGGAGAGAAAGTACAGCAAATCCTGAAAGACCCTATCATAGGGGCCGATGGTGATCTCACCGCCACCCGTGACTACAATGTGTACGTAAAACAGATGGACGATATCGCAGCACTCAAATACCGCGAAACCGCCCCTTACATACAACCCGGCAATATCGGCGATATCGGCTGCGCTGCAGGCTCCTGGATTAAGATAGCCTGCGAAGACGACCGCCTGCATGAATGTGATTTCTACGGCATCGAAGTGTCGCGGCATCTCTATGACATCTGCCTGCAACGCAAGCACAACGGCGAATTCGCCAACCCCTCCGTATTTTTTGCACAAAAAAATGCGGTGACCAGCCTCGTGTTTGAACCAGGTAGCATGAACACCATCCACACCTCTTCTTTAACACATGAAATAGAATCCTACGGCAGCAGAAAAGACCTGTTAGCGTTTATCCAAAACCGTTATCAGGAACTGGTGCCCGGCGGCGTATGGATCAACCGCGACGTGGTAGGACCGGAGAACAGGACAGAGACCGTACTGCTGTGGCTCAATGAAACAGACGGCGCCAACGATCTGCCCATGCCGGAAAACCCCAACACGCAGTCATTGGCAGCGTGGCTCGGGCAGTTGTCCACCAAAGCATTGTTCCATCGCTTTGCGCAGGACTTCCGCCATGAAGAAGGCTACCGCCTGCCGCACGAATGGGTGACCATCGACGGCACCACCTACTGCAAACTGTCCATGCAGGACGCCTGTGAATTCCTTTTCAAAAAAGATTATCACGATAACTGGCTCAGCGAAATGCATGAGACCTTCTGTTTCTGGAATTACAACGACTGGAAACAAGCACTGGAAGATGCAGGCCTGCGGCTGGACAACCTGTCGCACACCTACCGCAACGAATGGATCGTACAGAACAGGCTGGAAGGAAAGACACAGCTGTTCCGCCTTAATGAGAACGGTCAACCGGAGCCGATGCCGTTCCCGGCTTCCCACCTGTTATTACTGGCACGTAAATAG